The DNA sequence GGATGATGGACGTTAACTACATGGGGACCGTGTTGTGTACGAAGTACGTATTGCCACATATGCTCGCACAGGGTGAAGGGCACGTCATTAACATCGCTTCTGTGGCGGGAAAAATTGCGACTGCCAAGTCCACGGGCTATGCCGCCTCCAAGTTTGCCGTGATCGGGTTCACCGACAGTTTGCGCTTGGAACTCACGAATACAGGGGTGTTTGTGACGGCGGTTTGCCCCGGCCCGGTCGACACGCCGTTTTTCGAGCGTGCAGACCGCAGCGGGGACTACGTGCGCAATGTAAAGAAGTTCATGATTAAGCCACAAGATGTCGTACGAGCAGTCGTAAATGTGATCCGCCGTCCGCGCGACGAGGTCGTCCTGCCGTCTTTTATGCGCGCGGCGGTAAGGTTACAACAGTTGTTTCCACGCCTGATTAAAAAAGTGGGGAAGAAGTGGTTTACGCAAAAATGACGGGCTGTGCACCGCATGAACCGTTCGGTATACGGTGGTTCATGAAATATTCCTGTGACAACAGGTGATCCATCATACGTGACAACTCTCTTGCATACGTGACAACTCTCTTGCGTTCTATTTGTAATAACTGGTCAACACGAAATTGAGAAATAGATGGTGGAAATAGATGGGACAGCTGTGAGGCTGTCCCTGGGTGCATTGTGTTACAGTGAACCATCCATTATTTACTCTGTTCCTGCTTATGTGCATTGATCGGAGTAGGGCACCGATCTCCGGCAAACGCTATTAATGGTATAACTAAAAGAGCGACGACGATGACTGAAGCAAACAGTTTTTTCAACGGCAATTACCTCCTACGAGTAATGGACTCTATGTTAAACATATTTTCTGTTTCATGGAGAAATGCTTCACGGTCGCCGATTCTATTGTGGTAATTCGCCAGCACGAAATGAAAGTCCTTCTTTTTGTTGAGCAACTTGCTCCTTTCGGCTAACTGCATTCCTTTTTCGCAAATTGCCTTTACCTCATCGGAATTCTTCCCTGACGCGATCTGTGCCCTTAGTAACAACAGCGGTAAATATTCTGAGGTTAGGTTGAACTTTTGCGCAAGCTTGGTTGCTTTGTTTGCATACTCCTCTGCCTTATCATACTGCTTAGTCTCGTAGTAAACTTCGCCGTATGAATAATACAAGGTTGCCCGCTGATGTTCATCATTCGTTTTCCGACACAAATTATACGATATGTCGTAATAACGCAAGGCCTGATCGTACATTTTTTTGTGAAAGTGAGCATCTCCCAAATTGAGATACAGCACACTCCCTATCCACGGTTCGGCACAGCACTTGCGTGCTAGGTCAACCGCTTGTTGAAACACTGTAAACGCCTGATCGTACAAGTGTTGGCGCTTGAGGACGAGCGCCTCTAAGTTGTAGGTTAACAGAAGATTTTTGACGTCGTGGCTCGATTCACACGCTTCTCTTGCCTCCATCGCATACCGAAACGCCTCGGCGTATTGTTCAAGGTAAAAGTAGTAGGCACCTTTACCGTATAGAATTTGTCCTTTAAGATGCGTTTCCTCGCCGTCCTCGCAAAATTCTGCCAGCGCCTTGTCAGAGTATGCAATGCCTTGTTCATAGTCTTGGTCACCGAGGACGAATATAAGCGCCAAGTTGAAATACGCCTCGGCAGCAAGGTTGGTCGCATCATCGAGGTCATCTTCCTGCAGTAGCCGCAACACTTGGTGTAGTGCTTTCTTGGCACGATCCCACTGCCCTTGTTTCCGTAACACAATCCCTTTAAGTAGCTGGGCAGTCGCCGCAAAAAGCGGAAACTCGTTCAGTCTCTCGTCCCGTTCGAGTGCGCTCACCTCTTTGCGCGCCTCATCGTACAGCTCCAGTTCGCCCAAGTGGCGGATGAACGATATCTGACGGGCGAAACACTCCTGCTCGACTTCCGTCTTTTGCAACATTTTTTCTACCATCTCGTCAGTTAAGCCGAGTTTCTCGCGAATGTAGGCAACCTTATCGCTAATGACGTTGCCAGTGATGCCGCGTTCGATGTTGCTGATCGTCGGCACCGAGATGTTTTCGTTGGCCAAGTCGTTCAAGGTCAAACCAAGCTCCTTGCGGCGTTGACGGATGAGTGACCCGAGTAAAATAGGATCGAGTGTCATGTTAATTCCCCTCCCTCTTTTGATCTGCGATCTCTGTCGTCGTCTAAGTTGTTATGGAAGTTATTCTACAGAAATTGCCGAATTCCTGCTAAGTGAGCAAAATTTTTTTATGATTTATTTGAGGCCGTGTCGTGGCGATTCGCGCGGTTGTCATTACAACGGTCGCGTTGGTTTACTTATGGATAAAAAAAGATAGGGGAATCATTCGGGTGTGATCGTTTACGCATAAAATAAAGGACAAAAGGATACACAACTGATGCGGTGCACCCTTTTGTCCGTTGACTAGATTTTAGCGACTAAGCCTTTAAACTTCGCGTGATTGACCTTCACCCCGTCGTCGAGTTCAATCACGATCTGCTGTTCGGCCATGTTGTGCAACAGCTCGTCGTATGCCTTCAGCTCATCGATTGTTAGGTGCGCGCTTCCCCGTGTGGCACGGGTGAGCGGCGTTCAGAAACGAGAATGCCGCATAAGATTAGGGCAACGCCGACCCATTGCCAGCCTGTCACCTGTTCGTGTAGTATGAGCCGGGAAGCGATCACGGCGACAGGCAGTTCGGCCGAGCCAAGGATGGTCGCTAAGCCCGATCCGATCTGCGGAATGCCAGCTGTGAAGCATAAAATCGGGATAAATGACCCGAACAGTCCAGTAAGAAGCCCGTATGGCCACAATCCGTTTGTGAGCGATCCGTCGAACAAAAAAGTGGGCGGATAGACGCAAAAGATGAGCACGAGGGAGCCGGTTACCATCAGCGGGCTGCGAATCCACGGACTCACTTCGGTCGCGATGCGGCCGCTGAAGAAAAGAAACAGCGCGTAACTGAGCGCGGACCCCAAACCAAACAACAGGCCGATTGGCGACACGTTTTCACTGAACATGGTGGACACGTCGGCTGCGAGTACGGTTCCGATGAGGACGATGACGAGCGCGATCACTTTATAGCGGTGAGGTGGCTTGCGCTCGGCGATCCACTCGATTAAAATGCCGATCCACACGAACTGGAACAAGAGGACGATGGCGAAAGAAGCGGGCAAGTAGGACGCCGCCATATAATAAAAAATGCCCGTTAAGCCGGAAAAAGAGCCGAAGAGCAGCAGTTTCCCGAACGATTTTAACGTTAAGGTACGAAACTTACGCAAGTGGAACAACGCGGGGATCCAAAGCAAAACGGTGCCAAAGGCGATCTGCGCGCCGGTTAACTGCGCCGGGGTAAAGCCGCTCGCATACCCTAGTTTGACAAAAATGACGGGTAGCCCGAAGCTCGCCCCGCCGAGAAATACGAGAAGTATTGAAAGCCAATAGTTCATGAAATAGCCCTTCCTACAGTTAAAAGTAAGCGTGTAAAGCACAACTATTATAGCACAAAAGTAGCTGTTACGGCCGATGTGCGCGATAGAGAAACGCGTGTTTTGAAAGCCCTGACGACGCACATGCAGTGAAGCTCTAGCGGTAAAGGAGTGGGACAGTCTACAAATATCCGGAGGATGTGTACGACTGTACCTGTTAATGTGGACAATATTTTGGTATTGTTAGACGAAAAGGAGGCGGTACGAGACGATGTCCAACGAAACGACGCGCATTCTCGCCATATCCGACATTCACGGGCAGTATAACATGCTCACTCGGTTACTCAACAAAGTAAAGTACCGTCCAGAAACCGACAAACTCGTTTTTTTAGGTGATTACATTGATCGCGGCAAGTGTTCCAAAGAGGTCGTTGCGACTGTCAAGCGGTTGGTTGAAGAGGATGGAGCGATCGCGATTCGCGGCAACCACGATCAAATATTGCTTAGTATGTTGGACGATGACTGGTCTTGGAACAATTGGGTCATTAACGGTGGTATGGCGACGTTGGAAAGTTATCTCGGGCGGACGGTGACTGCAGAAGACGACGTGGCTAATCATTTGCAAGCGATGCGCGAACAGTATCACGATCACCTCGATTTTCTGGCCTCGTTGCCCCTTTATTGGGAAGATGAGCGGCACATTTTTATTCACGCAGGCATCGACCCCGAATTGGACGACTGGAGACAAACGCCGGCGAAAACGATGCTGTGGATTCGGGAGAAATTTTATCGCGCCCAGCTAGACACGGGAAAAACGGTCGTCTTTGGGCATACGCCGACGGCGAAATTACACGTCATGCGCGCGTCAATCGGCGTGTGCGGTGAAGACGACATGCACAGGTTAAACGGTAGGGGTGGGTTACACGGTTTAGAGAGGTTAAACGGTAGGGATGGGTTACACGGTATAGAGAGGATAAACGGTAGGGATGGGTCACACGGTGTAAACAGGATAAACGGTAGGGATGGGTCACACGGTGTAAACAGGATAAACGATAAGGATGGGACACACGGTGTGCACGAGGTAGGCGGTAGGGACGATCTGCGCGAGGTTGAAGAAATGTTTGCCCCGTGGTTTGAGCGGGACAACTCTGGCGCGTTCACTAAAATCGGCATTGACGGCGGCGCGGCTTACGGTCGCCAATTAAACTGTCTGATCATCACAGGTGGTACGTACGATTATGTGTATGTAACGAATGATGTGAACGGTGCGTCGGGCGATTCCTTAGAGGCCGTTCGTACGATAACGTCATCCATACGGTAACGTTAGCCGATGGCGAAGCATCGAGCGGATGAGTGACAGGGTGAAAGGATAGAGGTGAAAGAGGGGCGTCGTAACGGTTAGGCGCAAAAGGTGAAAAGTGGGCAAAATCGAAAGACACGCTATGGATCATATAGCGTGTCGCCGACCGTTCGGATTTGTGCGTTCGGATTGGTGTAGGAAGAAACGCAACTTTTTTAGCGTTACAGTTCGCTCATCGTTTCCGCTAGTTTCTGTAATTCCTCAAGGGTGACTTTTGGATCTTCCAGCATGATCGAGTAAGTCATGCCGTTTTCTTCCCACGATAAGAAGCGGAATCCTTCTTCATCGACGAACTCACCTTCGTGGCTGCGAACTTTCACCTTTTTTGTGTTCATGCCGAGGTCGCTGGCGCCGCCTTTGTCCTCGTCACTTGCCTTGAGGACAGTTAGGCTGATGTACGGTTGGTCTTCTTTCGCGTAAGAAATAATCAATTCCTTATGCTCGAAGGCAGTTGCTTCTACTTTTTCCACCTTTTCGACCTTGAGCCCATCTTGTTCCGGGAAGTACATAACTGGCTTGTCAAACAGCTTCCGCGCTTCGTCGATCGTCACCTTTTCACCGACATCGTCCGTGTCGATTGTCTTCATCTTTACGTTGTCCGGTAAATCGAGCACAAATAGCGACTGTTCGAGCGGCTTGTTCACCTCGACTTTTTTATATTCCATTTCGGAACGGATATCCCCTGTGTGGCTAATGCTTTTGAGCACGATCCAGTTCTTCTTATCGATCCAGATGTCCATATCACCACCGAAAGAATTTTTCCTTTTTGCTTTTGCCTCGATGTGGAAGGCGTCGCGATTCGCCACTTTTTCTTCACCGACAAGTTCTGCATCGTGCGTTTTTTTAATGTGCTGCAGCAGTGTTTGCGACGAATCTTGCGGCGATTGTTCGCTCAGTGAGAGCAACTCGGGATCGTCAATAACGTGTGCGGTATCGTCACCTTTCGTATAGGAAATGATTTTCTTCCCGTCCTTTACCGACGTCACTTGTTCGTCCTTACTATCGATTTCAGTACGACGCTTGTTTTCCTTAAAATCGACCCATTCTTTAATCGCGAATTGCTCCGACTTTTTGTCGTTCACATACGTCACTAAGTCTGCTTCGCCATACAAAGTGTCAATGCTTTTACTCTGTTCCAGCGTCTTTTGCACGATCGTCTCCGGACTGTACGCGTTAGCTTCTTGCATCGAACATCCGGCAGCGATTAACGAAAATGCACTGAGCGAGAGAATAAACCCGTGAACTTTACCCGATTTTTTTTCCTGCGCACTTGCTTGGTTAGTTTGTCGTTTCACGATAAAACCCTCCTTATGGTCATTTCTAACATTTTACTAGTGATCATTTCCTTGAACCGTGTATTCGCTAGAAATTAGTGGTATTCCGGAAAGGTACAGACGACACATGTGCCGCTTTCCGGTGCGGAAGAAAGGCGGATGGAACCGTCGTGTTTTTCCATAATGCGTTTGGCGATACTGAGTCCGAGTCCAGTGCCCGTGTCGCCGCGCCGACTGCGCGCATCGTCCGTTTGATACAGTGGTTGAAAAACCCGCTGAAGTTGTTCTTCGTTCAAACCAGGCCCTTCGTTTTGCACGAGGAGGACGATTCCGCTCGCTGGCCAGACGATGTGTGGTCGCAAAGCTGGGAGGATCCACGCGGGAAGTCCGAAACTGGCGTCGATGGCCGCGAGCCAAATCTGCCCCTCTTCGGGTGTATGGCGAATGGCGTTGTGCATCAAATTGTCGACGACGCGAATAAGTTGCTTAGCATTGACGCGGCACGCGGCAGTCACTTCATTAGTGACAGCTAGCTGTATGTGCTTTGCTTGACACATTTCTTCGTACCCAGACAGCAACATCTCAAAAAATTCACTGCCGTCAACCTCGACTAACGCCATCTCATACGTCGGCGACTGCAACAGCGTGTACGTCGTTAAATCGTCCAACATGCTGTGCATGTAGTCGATTTTGTCAAAAATGACCGATTGGTATTCTTGTTTTTCTTGTGCCGTTAACGCGCGCTCTGCGCTTAGTGCTTCACTATAGGCGCGGATCGACGTCAGCGGTGTCTTTAAATCGTGAGAGATCGTCGCCACCATGTATTCTTTCTCACGTTGTTGCTGCGCGATTTCTCGTTGTGCGCGCTCGATTTGCTGCTTCATTGTTTCAAAGCGGGTCGTTAATTCGCCAATTTCATCGTTGCGCTGGGGAAGCTTTTTACTCTTTTTACCTTTAGCGAAGGCACTCATGTTCTCCATAAGCTGTTTGAGCGGTCGGTTCAGTTTGCGGTTCAACAGCGAGACGACGACGCCGTACGTGGCGATGAAAACGGCTAACCATACGACTAGCGTAAGTGCGCTGCGCTGTTTAACACCTTGATCCCAATCGGTGCGCAGCGCTGTAATCTCGTAAAAACCAAGCAACTCGCTGTCTTGAAAAACCGGTTTTTTCAGCGTGTACGTTTTGTAGCCAACCTGTAAGTCGTACAAGTCTTTGTACAGCTGTTCTTTACCGATTGAGCGGATGGTTAATGTCTCCGGTAAGGAGTTGTACAACATGAGGCCATCGGGTGAGTACAAGACGAGGGCGAGCTGTTCGTTCGTCCACTTGTCGAGTTGTTTGCGCGCAGTTTCCGACTGAAAAAAGGCCGGGCGGTCGATCTTTTGTTCAAGTTTGTGCATGTCGTTCGTCTTTTGCACGTAGTCGGTGACGCTCCGTTGTTCGTCGTATTGACTAACCCAGAGGAACAGGCCATAGCCGGCGACGAGCGGTAAACACATGACGACAAAGTAGGAAATAATTAACCACGTTTTCAGTTTCATCGGATGCGTTCACCTATGAAGCGGTACCCTTGACCCCACACCGTTTGGATAAAGCGAGGCTCTTTCGTGCGATCGCCGAGTTTTTGGCGCAAGCTTTTAATGTGGACAGTAACGGTGTTGTTGCCACCTAAGTCTCTCTGCTGCCAGATGTGTTCGTACAGCTCTGTCTTGGAAAAAGTGTGCAGCGGGTTTTCCGCGAGCACTTGCAACAGATCGAGCTCTTTGCCAGTAAGTGCCACGTCTTCGCCGTGTAAGGTGACGATGCGCTTTTCCCAATCAGTCGCTAAACCGTGCGCGTAATGCATGACGGCGGGCTGGCGATTCCCTTGCGCGTACCAGTAGGAGCGGCGGATTAACGAGTTGACCCGTGCCGTTAATTCGCCTAGGCTGAACGGCTTGGCGAGGTAGTCGTCGGCTCCGATATTTAAGCCGTGCACTTTATCGCGATCCTCTTGTTTGGCGCTAATGATGAGGAGCGGGACGTTGCTCTTCAAGCGAATGTTTTTACACAAGGTGTAACCGTCCATTTCCGGTAACATTAAGTCGACGAGGACGAGGGCGTACGTGTCAATGCCCTCCGCGCAAAAGTCTTCCCACCCTTCCTGACCAGTCGAGGCCCAACTGACGGTGTAACCTTCTTCCTGCAACGTCCGTTGAATGACGCGCGCAATTTCCGGGTCGTCTTCGACAAGTAACAAACGGCGATTCACTTTCCAAACCTCCTACACGTTCAGCATACTATTTGCCGGATGTTAGACGTGTTTTTTAATAGTTTCTTTATAAACGTTAGTTAGTCGTTACCTAGCGGTGCGTATAAGGAAGCGTACTTGTTGTTCTTAGAAAAAGGAGACCCTGGCGAGTTCACCATTTTAGGTGTGTACCAGGGTAAGATCCCCTTAT is a window from the Numidum massiliense genome containing:
- a CDS encoding SDR family oxidoreductase; protein product: MFSGKVIVITGASSGIGAELAKSCAARGAKVVLVARSHQKLATARLALEVECKDRVPLAGCVDGASSLVIPTDVTQENDVQAMVARVIGTYGRIDVLVNNAGYGVFDRFAEAEIADMRGMMDVNYMGTVLCTKYVLPHMLAQGEGHVINIASVAGKIATAKSTGYAASKFAVIGFTDSLRLELTNTGVFVTAVCPGPVDTPFFERADRSGDYVRNVKKFMIKPQDVVRAVVNVIRRPRDEVVLPSFMRAAVRLQQLFPRLIKKVGKKWFTQK
- a CDS encoding helix-turn-helix domain-containing protein, with the protein product MTLDPILLGSLIRQRRKELGLTLNDLANENISVPTISNIERGITGNVISDKVAYIREKLGLTDEMVEKMLQKTEVEQECFARQISFIRHLGELELYDEARKEVSALERDERLNEFPLFAATAQLLKGIVLRKQGQWDRAKKALHQVLRLLQEDDLDDATNLAAEAYFNLALIFVLGDQDYEQGIAYSDKALAEFCEDGEETHLKGQILYGKGAYYFYLEQYAEAFRYAMEAREACESSHDVKNLLLTYNLEALVLKRQHLYDQAFTVFQQAVDLARKCCAEPWIGSVLYLNLGDAHFHKKMYDQALRYYDISYNLCRKTNDEHQRATLYYSYGEVYYETKQYDKAEEYANKATKLAQKFNLTSEYLPLLLLRAQIASGKNSDEVKAICEKGMQLAERSKLLNKKKDFHFVLANYHNRIGDREAFLHETENMFNIESITRRR
- a CDS encoding restriction endonuclease codes for the protein MHNMAEQQIVIELDDGVKVNHAKFKGLVAKI
- a CDS encoding EamA family transporter, which gives rise to MNYWLSILLVFLGGASFGLPVIFVKLGYASGFTPAQLTGAQIAFGTVLLWIPALFHLRKFRTLTLKSFGKLLLFGSFSGLTGIFYYMAASYLPASFAIVLLFQFVWIGILIEWIAERKPPHRYKVIALVIVLIGTVLAADVSTMFSENVSPIGLLFGLGSALSYALFLFFSGRIATEVSPWIRSPLMVTGSLVLIFCVYPPTFLFDGSLTNGLWPYGLLTGLFGSFIPILCFTAGIPQIGSGLATILGSAELPVAVIASRLILHEQVTGWQWVGVALILCGILVSERRSPVPHGEART
- a CDS encoding metallophosphoesterase family protein, translated to MSNETTRILAISDIHGQYNMLTRLLNKVKYRPETDKLVFLGDYIDRGKCSKEVVATVKRLVEEDGAIAIRGNHDQILLSMLDDDWSWNNWVINGGMATLESYLGRTVTAEDDVANHLQAMREQYHDHLDFLASLPLYWEDERHIFIHAGIDPELDDWRQTPAKTMLWIREKFYRAQLDTGKTVVFGHTPTAKLHVMRASIGVCGEDDMHRLNGRGGLHGLERLNGRDGLHGIERINGRDGSHGVNRINGRDGSHGVNRINDKDGTHGVHEVGGRDDLREVEEMFAPWFERDNSGAFTKIGIDGGAAYGRQLNCLIITGGTYDYVYVTNDVNGASGDSLEAVRTITSSIR
- a CDS encoding LolA family protein, which codes for MKRQTNQASAQEKKSGKVHGFILSLSAFSLIAAGCSMQEANAYSPETIVQKTLEQSKSIDTLYGEADLVTYVNDKKSEQFAIKEWVDFKENKRRTEIDSKDEQVTSVKDGKKIISYTKGDDTAHVIDDPELLSLSEQSPQDSSQTLLQHIKKTHDAELVGEEKVANRDAFHIEAKAKRKNSFGGDMDIWIDKKNWIVLKSISHTGDIRSEMEYKKVEVNKPLEQSLFVLDLPDNVKMKTIDTDDVGEKVTIDEARKLFDKPVMYFPEQDGLKVEKVEKVEATAFEHKELIISYAKEDQPYISLTVLKASDEDKGGASDLGMNTKKVKVRSHEGEFVDEEGFRFLSWEENGMTYSIMLEDPKVTLEELQKLAETMSEL
- a CDS encoding HAMP domain-containing sensor histidine kinase, yielding MKLKTWLIISYFVVMCLPLVAGYGLFLWVSQYDEQRSVTDYVQKTNDMHKLEQKIDRPAFFQSETARKQLDKWTNEQLALVLYSPDGLMLYNSLPETLTIRSIGKEQLYKDLYDLQVGYKTYTLKKPVFQDSELLGFYEITALRTDWDQGVKQRSALTLVVWLAVFIATYGVVVSLLNRKLNRPLKQLMENMSAFAKGKKSKKLPQRNDEIGELTTRFETMKQQIERAQREIAQQQREKEYMVATISHDLKTPLTSIRAYSEALSAERALTAQEKQEYQSVIFDKIDYMHSMLDDLTTYTLLQSPTYEMALVEVDGSEFFEMLLSGYEEMCQAKHIQLAVTNEVTAACRVNAKQLIRVVDNLMHNAIRHTPEEGQIWLAAIDASFGLPAWILPALRPHIVWPASGIVLLVQNEGPGLNEEQLQRVFQPLYQTDDARSRRGDTGTGLGLSIAKRIMEKHDGSIRLSSAPESGTCVVCTFPEYH
- a CDS encoding response regulator transcription factor, producing MNRRLLLVEDDPEIARVIQRTLQEEGYTVSWASTGQEGWEDFCAEGIDTYALVLVDLMLPEMDGYTLCKNIRLKSNVPLLIISAKQEDRDKVHGLNIGADDYLAKPFSLGELTARVNSLIRRSYWYAQGNRQPAVMHYAHGLATDWEKRIVTLHGEDVALTGKELDLLQVLAENPLHTFSKTELYEHIWQQRDLGGNNTVTVHIKSLRQKLGDRTKEPRFIQTVWGQGYRFIGERIR